Proteins encoded in a region of the Paucibacter sediminis genome:
- a CDS encoding DUF6691 family protein yields the protein MLRLLIAGLSGLVFGLGLIASGMSNPAKVKGFLDLAGAWDPSLALVMGGAIAVGVFAFATGKRRERAWSGERMEIPNIRVIDARLIVGGLLFGIGWGIAGFCPGPALVALGSGMDAALIFVPAMLAGMLLHDQFTQPR from the coding sequence ATGTTGCGACTCCTCATTGCAGGCCTCAGCGGCCTCGTCTTCGGCCTCGGCCTGATCGCCAGCGGCATGAGCAATCCGGCGAAGGTGAAGGGCTTTCTCGACCTCGCCGGCGCCTGGGACCCCAGCCTGGCCCTGGTGATGGGCGGCGCCATCGCGGTGGGCGTGTTCGCCTTCGCCACGGGCAAGCGGCGCGAACGCGCCTGGAGCGGCGAGCGCATGGAGATCCCCAACATCCGCGTGATCGACGCGCGCCTGATCGTCGGCGGCCTGCTGTTCGGCATCGGCTGGGGCATTGCCGGCTTCTGCCCCGGCCCGGCCCTGGTGGCGCTGGGCAGCGGCATGGACGCCGCGCTGATCTTCGTGCCCGCCATGCTGGCCGGCATGCTGCTGCACGATCAGTTCACCCAACCACGCTGA
- a CDS encoding cupin domain-containing protein, with translation MIIRQAQVPPHVNAKPGWGRVDTFRLSDAGALTQFGASLQVLSPGAKASIRHWHEHVDEFLFVVSGEVTVTENDGHHTLVPGDAACWPAGIANGHTVSNRSDAPCSYLIVGTRGLDQSGHYVADPDNPDATNGRADG, from the coding sequence ATGATCATCAGACAAGCCCAAGTCCCCCCGCACGTCAACGCCAAGCCCGGCTGGGGCCGCGTTGATACGTTCCGACTGTCGGACGCCGGCGCGCTCACCCAGTTCGGCGCCTCGCTCCAGGTTCTCTCGCCTGGCGCGAAAGCCTCGATCAGGCATTGGCACGAGCATGTCGACGAGTTCCTGTTCGTGGTCAGCGGAGAAGTGACCGTAACCGAGAACGACGGGCATCACACGCTGGTCCCTGGTGACGCCGCCTGCTGGCCGGCCGGCATCGCCAACGGGCACACCGTGTCCAACAGGTCGGATGCCCCTTGCTCGTATCTCATCGTCGGTACGCGCGGTCTCGACCAGTCCGGACACTATGTCGCCGACCCTGACAACCCGGACGCCACGAACGGTCGCGCCGATGGCTGA
- a CDS encoding MBL fold metallo-hydrolase: MVFRQLFDPTSSTYTYLLGDSASGEALLIDPVFEHERRDLALLRELGLQLVATLDTHVHADHVTAAWLLKQRCGSRIMLAAAAGAAGADRALQHGDRVAFGSRHLEVRATPGHTNGCVSYVLDDQRMAFTGDALLIRGCGRTDFQQGSPSRLYHSVREQILSLPEACLLYPGHDYRGLTVTSVAEERRYNPRLGGDVNEGDFSGYMKNLGLPHPRLMDIAVPANLRCGEPEDPGAGAGEPDWAPLTCTFSGIWEIQPNALYDCVAGGAGSAIQIVDVREPDEFNDALGHIQGARLMPLSQLAQQAAELATDRPIVAVCRSGARSAQATVLLQKQGLKQVANLAGGMLRWRAEALPVEGGAV; encoded by the coding sequence CTGGTATTCCGCCAACTCTTCGACCCCACGTCGTCCACCTACACCTATCTGCTGGGCGACTCGGCCTCCGGCGAGGCCCTCCTGATCGACCCGGTGTTCGAGCACGAGCGCCGCGATCTGGCCCTGCTGCGCGAGCTGGGTCTGCAGCTGGTGGCGACGCTGGACACCCATGTGCATGCCGATCATGTGACGGCGGCCTGGCTGCTCAAGCAGCGCTGCGGCAGCCGGATCATGCTCGCCGCCGCCGCCGGCGCCGCGGGCGCCGACCGCGCGCTGCAGCATGGCGACCGCGTCGCCTTCGGCAGCCGCCACCTGGAGGTGCGCGCCACCCCGGGCCATACCAATGGCTGCGTCAGCTATGTGCTGGACGACCAGCGCATGGCCTTCACCGGCGACGCGCTGCTGATACGCGGCTGCGGCCGCACCGATTTCCAGCAGGGCAGCCCGAGCCGGCTCTACCACTCGGTGCGCGAGCAGATCCTCAGCCTGCCCGAGGCCTGCCTGCTCTACCCCGGCCATGACTACCGTGGCCTCACCGTCACCAGCGTGGCCGAGGAGCGGCGCTACAACCCGCGCCTGGGCGGTGACGTCAACGAGGGCGATTTCAGCGGCTATATGAAGAACCTGGGCCTGCCCCATCCCAGGCTGATGGACATCGCCGTGCCCGCCAATCTGCGCTGCGGCGAGCCCGAAGATCCCGGCGCCGGCGCGGGCGAGCCCGACTGGGCGCCGCTCACCTGCACCTTCAGCGGCATCTGGGAGATCCAGCCCAATGCCCTTTACGACTGCGTCGCCGGCGGCGCGGGCAGCGCGATCCAGATCGTCGACGTGCGCGAGCCCGACGAGTTCAACGATGCGCTGGGCCATATCCAGGGCGCGCGCCTGATGCCGCTGTCGCAGCTGGCGCAGCAGGCCGCCGAGCTGGCCACCGATCGGCCCATCGTCGCCGTCTGCCGCTCCGGCGCGCGCTCGGCCCAGGCCACCGTGCTGCTGCAGAAGCAGGGGCTCAAGCAGGTTGCCAACCTGGCCGGCGGCATGCTGCGCTGGCGCGCCGAGGCGCTGCCGGTGGAGGGCGGCGCGGTTTAG
- a CDS encoding ATP-binding cassette domain-containing protein, producing MSTPASLLIQAEQLGFDVGARALLAGLCFTLQPGLTLVRGGDGRGKTTLLRLLAGQLAPTHGRLQRRAELSCFFFDEATAARHDAVMARAWLAAQREGFAASWQAGTEAALVAALQLAEHLDKPLYMLSTGSRRKLHLLAAAASGAALTLLDTPYAALDGRSIRVLNELLSEAAAERSRAWVLADYALPAGLAGVALAGQIDLGD from the coding sequence ATGTCCACCCCTGCCAGCCTCTTGATCCAAGCCGAACAACTGGGCTTCGATGTCGGCGCGCGCGCGCTGCTGGCAGGCCTGTGCTTCACGCTGCAGCCCGGCCTGACGCTGGTGCGCGGCGGCGACGGGCGCGGCAAGACCACGTTGCTGCGCCTGCTGGCGGGCCAGCTGGCGCCCACGCACGGCCGGCTGCAGCGCCGGGCCGAGCTGAGCTGTTTCTTTTTCGACGAGGCGACGGCCGCCCGGCATGACGCGGTGATGGCGCGCGCCTGGCTGGCCGCGCAGCGCGAGGGTTTTGCCGCCAGCTGGCAGGCCGGTACCGAGGCCGCCCTGGTGGCGGCGTTGCAGCTCGCCGAACACCTCGACAAGCCGCTCTACATGCTGTCCACCGGCAGCCGGCGCAAGCTACACCTGCTCGCCGCGGCGGCCAGCGGTGCGGCGCTGACCCTGCTGGACACGCCTTATGCGGCGCTGGACGGCCGCTCGATACGGGTGCTCAACGAGCTCTTGAGCGAGGCGGCGGCGGAGCGCAGCCGCGCCTGGGTGCTGGCGGACTATGCGCTGCCGGCGGGCCTGGCCGGGGTGGCGCTGGCAGGGCAGATCGACTTGGGCGATTGA
- a CDS encoding RNA-binding domain-containing protein, producing MSADDALLIALGLNNERDDVDFKASFDPSSNRDWLELIKDVAAFANSGGGYILVGVNDDGTPSAQDVTSLLAVDPADLANRLHKYFGQHLFGVELIETQRAGQEVCAVRIPPARVPIVFARVGETELPDGKKKTAFALGTVYFRHGTKSEPGTTEDLRRFLDRELELTRRSWLDGIVKVVEAPAGSRFAVLPPEGSPTGPSGSLPMQLTSDPEAPAYYAVPLDQTHPHRQKEVVKEVNVRLGGKRTINMHDIVCIRRVYEVQKQISFCYTQNFASPRYSQQFVDWIVAQFEVNEAFFEKTRAKYDIAKSAK from the coding sequence ATGTCCGCAGACGACGCCCTGCTAATCGCGCTTGGTCTAAACAACGAACGCGACGACGTTGACTTCAAGGCCAGCTTCGACCCGTCCTCGAATCGGGACTGGCTTGAGCTGATCAAGGATGTTGCGGCGTTCGCGAATTCCGGCGGCGGATACATCCTCGTTGGCGTTAACGACGACGGAACACCTTCCGCTCAAGACGTGACTTCGCTCCTCGCGGTCGATCCTGCGGACCTCGCCAACCGCCTGCATAAATACTTCGGCCAGCACTTGTTCGGTGTGGAGCTTATCGAGACGCAGAGGGCTGGGCAGGAGGTCTGCGCCGTTCGCATTCCTCCGGCACGTGTGCCGATCGTTTTTGCGCGGGTTGGCGAAACCGAACTGCCTGACGGAAAGAAGAAGACTGCATTTGCCCTGGGTACCGTGTATTTCCGCCATGGCACCAAGAGTGAGCCGGGCACAACGGAAGACCTCAGGCGCTTCCTCGACCGAGAGCTTGAGCTCACACGCCGGTCTTGGCTGGACGGGATCGTTAAGGTAGTTGAAGCGCCGGCTGGCTCGCGATTTGCCGTACTTCCGCCAGAAGGCTCACCAACTGGACCATCCGGCAGCTTGCCAATGCAGCTAACGAGCGATCCGGAAGCCCCTGCGTACTATGCCGTGCCTCTAGATCAAACGCATCCACATCGGCAGAAGGAGGTCGTCAAAGAGGTGAACGTGCGGCTCGGTGGCAAGCGAACAATCAACATGCACGATATCGTTTGCATCCGACGCGTGTACGAGGTACAGAAGCAGATCAGCTTCTGCTACACCCAGAACTTCGCATCGCCACGCTACTCGCAGCAGTTCGTCGATTGGATAGTCGCGCAGTTCGAGGTGAACGAGGCGTTCTTTGAAAAAACCCGCGCCAAGTACGACATCGCAAAGAGTGCGAAGTGA
- the yidD gene encoding membrane protein insertion efficiency factor YidD, with product MLSATCDFAIGAYQRYLSPYKGFACAHRVHTNRCSCSAFARRAIRKYGAFKAFTLLLLRFETCRASAAVLQSAESGESGEDSVINEPCPLWGSPEGRQCLSNAAVSACPCWPGWPFSRI from the coding sequence ATGCTTTCCGCCACCTGCGACTTTGCTATTGGCGCCTATCAGCGGTACCTGTCGCCTTACAAAGGGTTCGCTTGCGCACATCGTGTTCACACCAACCGCTGTTCTTGCTCGGCGTTTGCAAGGCGAGCAATTCGCAAGTACGGTGCCTTTAAGGCATTTACGTTGCTCCTGCTGCGCTTTGAGACTTGCCGTGCGTCTGCGGCAGTGCTGCAGTCCGCGGAGTCCGGCGAAAGTGGTGAAGATTCAGTCATCAATGAGCCATGCCCGCTGTGGGGTTCTCCAGAGGGGCGGCAGTGTCTGTCCAATGCCGCGGTCAGTGCCTGTCCATGCTGGCCGGGGTGGCCGTTTTCAAGAATCTAA
- a CDS encoding HlyD family type I secretion periplasmic adaptor subunit, whose amino-acid sequence MMTTAAVAANEAWTADDEIRPLLRRGLALLGLGLGGLLLWAALAPLGQALPGQGTVVVAGQRQAVQHAEGGSVAALAVGEGDAVHKGQVLLRLEMAPQRAELANLQRQEVALGATRARLQALLAGAASLQFDAALQARARELEGGDSALALQQALFNSQRHGTAQERQQLEARLAQLRTEIGGRQAQIERQREQRGLVDAQLATLEQLARDGYYPKLKLIDAQRQAVSAAQEEAQGVSELQRVREALQEAGSAQGKRLGETRRDWELELLDVDRQLSGAQSRAAALRHQIARAEVLAPVSGKVVGLTAHTVGGVVKAGETLMEVVPEDGALIVESRFALSAAEKLAAGLPADLHFTSMDQTRTPVIHGEVLTVSADRLQDARSGEPYLLVRLTVPAAERARLAASGAQLRPGLPVQVFVALGERSALAMLTKPLTDRLARAFID is encoded by the coding sequence ATGATGACGACCGCTGCTGTTGCTGCCAACGAGGCCTGGACGGCCGACGACGAGATCCGCCCCCTGCTGCGGCGCGGCCTGGCCCTGCTGGGCCTGGGCCTGGGAGGCCTGCTGCTGTGGGCCGCGCTGGCGCCGCTGGGCCAGGCCCTGCCGGGCCAGGGCACCGTGGTGGTGGCCGGCCAGCGCCAGGCGGTCCAGCATGCCGAGGGCGGCAGCGTCGCCGCGCTGGCGGTGGGCGAGGGCGATGCGGTGCACAAGGGTCAGGTCTTGCTGCGCCTGGAGATGGCGCCGCAGCGCGCCGAGCTGGCCAATCTGCAACGCCAGGAGGTGGCGCTGGGGGCCACCCGGGCGCGCCTGCAGGCGCTGCTGGCGGGCGCCGCCAGCCTGCAGTTCGATGCCGCGCTGCAGGCGCGGGCGCGCGAGCTGGAAGGTGGCGACAGCGCGCTGGCCCTGCAGCAGGCGCTCTTCAACAGCCAGCGTCATGGCACGGCGCAGGAGCGCCAGCAGCTGGAGGCGCGGCTGGCCCAGCTGCGCACCGAGATCGGCGGGCGCCAGGCCCAGATCGAGCGCCAGCGCGAGCAGCGCGGCCTGGTCGACGCCCAGCTGGCCACGCTGGAGCAGCTGGCGCGCGACGGCTACTACCCCAAGCTCAAGCTGATCGATGCACAGCGCCAGGCGGTGAGCGCGGCGCAGGAGGAGGCGCAGGGCGTGTCCGAGCTGCAGCGCGTGCGCGAGGCCCTGCAGGAGGCCGGCTCGGCCCAGGGCAAGCGCCTTGGCGAGACGCGCCGCGACTGGGAGCTGGAGCTGCTCGACGTGGATCGCCAGCTTTCCGGCGCACAGTCGCGCGCCGCGGCGCTGCGCCACCAGATCGCGCGCGCCGAGGTGCTGGCGCCGGTCTCGGGCAAGGTGGTGGGCCTCACCGCGCACACGGTGGGCGGGGTGGTGAAGGCGGGCGAAACGCTGATGGAAGTGGTGCCCGAGGATGGCGCGCTGATCGTCGAATCGCGCTTTGCGCTGAGCGCGGCCGAAAAGCTCGCCGCCGGCCTGCCCGCCGATCTGCACTTCACCAGCATGGACCAGACGCGCACGCCGGTGATCCATGGCGAGGTGCTGACGGTCTCGGCCGACCGCCTGCAGGATGCGCGCAGCGGCGAGCCCTACCTGCTGGTGCGCCTGACCGTGCCCGCCGCGGAACGCGCGCGCCTGGCCGCCAGCGGCGCGCAGCTGCGCCCGGGCCTGCCGGTGCAGGTGTTCGTAGCCCTGGGCGAGCGCAGCGCGCTGGCGATGCTCACCAAGCCGCTCACCGACCGGCTGGCGCGCGCCTTCATCGACTGA
- a CDS encoding DUF523 domain-containing protein produces MHFVLVSACLLGSPVRYDGAHRRSGSKVLQRWLNEGRVVPVCPELAGGLPVPRPPAEVLAGAGGAKVLAGLAKVVDPSANDISAAFVTGAHHALQLAQSRRIRVAVLQEGSPSCGSGYIYDGTFTGTKVPERGVTSALLERTGVRVFSEEQFVEAHEFLLELEARDAA; encoded by the coding sequence ATGCACTTCGTCCTCGTCAGTGCCTGTCTGCTCGGAAGTCCCGTCCGCTACGACGGAGCGCACCGGCGCTCGGGCAGCAAGGTTCTGCAGCGGTGGTTGAACGAGGGGCGAGTCGTGCCGGTGTGCCCGGAGCTTGCCGGCGGTCTGCCAGTGCCTCGCCCGCCTGCGGAGGTGCTTGCAGGCGCTGGGGGAGCCAAGGTTCTTGCCGGCCTCGCCAAGGTCGTGGATCCGAGCGCCAACGACATCTCGGCCGCATTCGTCACGGGCGCCCATCACGCCTTGCAGCTGGCGCAGTCCAGGCGCATTCGGGTCGCCGTGCTCCAGGAAGGCAGCCCGTCCTGCGGTTCGGGCTACATCTACGACGGAACGTTCACGGGTACCAAGGTTCCCGAGCGGGGCGTCACGTCGGCGCTGCTGGAGCGCACGGGAGTCAGGGTCTTCAGCGAGGAGCAGTTCGTCGAGGCTCATGAGTTCTTGCTCGAGCTTGAGGCACGCGATGCAGCCTAA
- a CDS encoding MFS transporter: MDTATNTATNLANDKAQAPPARPTLTGLLASLALCVLLPALGTSSANIALPALVEALGAPMQQVQWVVLAYLLASTGLMVGVGRLADMLGHRRLLLAGVLLFTAASALCGLGAGLWPLVAARAAQGLGAAAMLALATSLVSAAVPKARAGRAMGLLGSMSALGTALGPALGGLLIAALGWRSIFLVNVPLGLLALGLAWRYLPAERAVQDSARPRFSTLATLLLAALLLALGLAAYALAMTLGRGSFGALNLALLGAAALVLTLFLLLEAHSATPLIPWASLRAPRLRAGLAMTALVSTVMMATLVAGPFYLAQTLGLDMARTGMVMAVGPVVAAFSGVPAGRWVDRLGAARMSIYGLAAMLAGCLALSMVAAAAPLALALAGYLGPIVVITAGYALFQAANNSALMSELAPQQRGVISGLLNLARNLGLITGASALGVLFAVAGMRITFVAAAALLLLALLLAPRRRQAN, translated from the coding sequence ATGGATACAGCCACAAACACGGCCACAAACCTGGCGAACGACAAGGCGCAGGCGCCGCCCGCAAGGCCCACGCTGACGGGGCTGCTGGCCAGCCTGGCCCTGTGCGTGCTGCTGCCCGCGCTGGGCACCAGCAGCGCCAATATCGCCCTGCCCGCCCTGGTCGAGGCCCTGGGCGCGCCCATGCAGCAGGTGCAGTGGGTGGTGCTGGCCTATCTGCTGGCCAGCACCGGCCTGATGGTCGGCGTCGGGCGGCTGGCCGACATGCTCGGCCACCGGCGCCTGCTGCTGGCCGGCGTGCTGCTGTTCACCGCCGCCTCGGCGCTGTGCGGCCTGGGCGCGGGGCTGTGGCCCCTGGTCGCCGCGCGTGCGGCCCAGGGCCTGGGCGCGGCCGCCATGCTGGCGCTGGCCACCAGCCTGGTGAGCGCGGCGGTGCCCAAGGCGCGCGCCGGGCGTGCCATGGGGCTGCTGGGCAGCATGTCGGCGCTGGGCACCGCACTGGGCCCGGCGCTAGGCGGTCTGCTGATCGCCGCGCTGGGCTGGCGGTCGATCTTTCTCGTCAACGTGCCGCTGGGTCTGCTGGCCTTGGGCCTGGCCTGGCGCTATCTGCCCGCTGAGCGCGCGGTGCAGGACTCGGCGCGCCCGCGCTTCAGCACGCTGGCCACGCTGCTGCTGGCCGCCCTGCTGCTGGCGCTGGGCCTGGCCGCCTATGCGCTCGCTATGACGCTGGGGCGTGGCAGCTTCGGTGCGCTCAACCTGGCCCTGCTGGGCGCGGCGGCGCTGGTGCTGACCCTGTTCCTGCTGCTGGAGGCCCACAGCGCCACGCCGCTGATCCCCTGGGCGAGCCTGCGAGCGCCGCGGCTGCGTGCCGGCCTCGCGATGACGGCCCTGGTCTCGACCGTGATGATGGCGACCCTGGTGGCCGGGCCCTTCTACCTCGCGCAGACCCTGGGGCTGGACATGGCCCGCACCGGCATGGTCATGGCGGTCGGGCCGGTGGTGGCGGCATTCAGCGGCGTGCCCGCGGGGCGCTGGGTCGATCGCCTGGGCGCCGCGCGCATGAGCATCTATGGCCTGGCCGCCATGCTGGCCGGCTGCCTGGCGCTGAGCATGGTGGCGGCGGCCGCACCGCTGGCGCTGGCGCTGGCCGGCTACCTGGGCCCCATCGTCGTCATCACCGCCGGCTACGCGCTGTTCCAGGCCGCCAACAACAGCGCGCTGATGAGCGAGCTGGCCCCGCAGCAGCGCGGCGTCATCTCCGGTCTGCTGAACCTGGCGCGCAACCTCGGCCTCATCACCGGCGCATCGGCGCTGGGCGTGCTGTTCGCGGTGGCCGGCATGCGCATCACCTTTGTCGCGGCGGCGGCGCTGCTGCTGCTGGCGCTGCTGCTGGCCCCGCGCCGGCGGCAGGCGAATTAG
- a CDS encoding YeeE/YedE family protein codes for MTIAWNLFTPWSALLGGLLIGLATALYLLGNGRVAGITGIVASPLRALLSRSSLAPEVPRLVFIAGLLLAPWLWRLFAPLPAAAVDVGPLALLGAGLLVGVGTRMANGCTSGHGVCGLSRFSPRSLVNVLAFMGAGFATVYLLRHLG; via the coding sequence ATGACCATTGCCTGGAATCTCTTCACCCCCTGGAGCGCCCTGCTCGGCGGCCTGCTGATCGGCCTGGCCACGGCCCTCTATCTGCTGGGCAACGGCCGCGTGGCGGGCATCACCGGCATCGTCGCCAGCCCGCTGCGCGCCCTGCTGAGCCGCAGCAGCCTGGCGCCCGAAGTCCCGCGCCTGGTCTTCATCGCCGGCCTGCTGCTGGCGCCCTGGCTGTGGCGCCTGTTCGCGCCGCTGCCGGCGGCTGCGGTGGATGTGGGCCCGCTGGCCCTGCTGGGCGCCGGCCTGCTGGTGGGGGTGGGCACGCGCATGGCCAATGGCTGCACCAGCGGCCATGGCGTGTGCGGCCTGAGCCGCTTCTCGCCGCGCTCGCTGGTGAACGTGCTGGCCTTCATGGGCGCCGGCTTCGCCACCGTCTACCTGCTGCGTCACCTGGGCTGA
- a CDS encoding LysR family transcriptional regulator: MSRPDLNLLVTLDVLLAEGSVARAARRLHLSPSAMSRALARLRESTGDPLLVRAGRGLVPSPRALELRERVGQLVHEAEAALRPASRLKLGQLKRSFTLRSSEGFVENFGAALLARIEAEAPAVRLRFQPKLDKDSAPLREGSVDLETGVVGRSAGPELRAQALFRDRFVGVVRPGHALAQGGEPSAERYAAARHVLVSRRGSSDGKGPIDTALAALGLAREIVTTVGGYSAALALARDSELVASVPERHTGHLRAGLHSFALPPALAPQFTVSLLWHPRMDGDPAHRWLRGCVRAVCGADS, encoded by the coding sequence ATGTCCAGACCCGATCTCAACCTCTTGGTCACGCTCGACGTACTGCTTGCCGAGGGCAGCGTGGCGCGCGCCGCGCGCCGCCTGCACCTCAGCCCCTCGGCGATGAGCCGGGCCCTGGCGCGGCTGCGCGAGAGCACCGGCGACCCGCTGCTGGTGCGTGCCGGGCGGGGCCTGGTGCCCTCACCGCGCGCGCTGGAGCTGCGCGAGCGCGTCGGCCAGCTGGTGCACGAGGCCGAGGCCGCGCTGCGGCCCGCCAGCCGGCTCAAGCTGGGCCAGCTGAAGCGCAGCTTCACCCTGCGCAGCAGCGAGGGCTTTGTGGAGAACTTCGGCGCCGCCCTGCTGGCCCGCATCGAAGCCGAGGCGCCGGCCGTGCGCCTGCGCTTCCAGCCCAAGCTCGACAAGGACAGCGCCCCGCTGCGCGAGGGCAGCGTGGACCTGGAGACCGGCGTGGTGGGTCGCAGCGCCGGGCCGGAGCTGCGCGCGCAGGCGCTGTTCCGCGACCGCTTTGTCGGCGTGGTGCGGCCGGGCCATGCGCTGGCGCAGGGCGGCGAGCCCAGCGCCGAGCGCTACGCCGCCGCCCGCCATGTGCTGGTGTCGCGCCGCGGCAGTAGCGACGGCAAGGGCCCGATCGACACGGCCCTCGCGGCCCTGGGGCTGGCGCGCGAGATCGTCACCACGGTGGGGGGTTATTCGGCCGCGCTGGCGCTGGCGCGCGACAGCGAGCTGGTGGCCAGCGTGCCCGAACGCCACACCGGCCATCTGCGCGCCGGCCTGCACAGCTTTGCCCTGCCGCCGGCCCTGGCGCCGCAGTTCACCGTCTCGCTGCTCTGGCACCCGCGCATGGACGGCGACCCGGCGCACCGCTGGCTGCGCGGCTGCGTGCGCGCGGTCTGCGGCGCAGACTCCTAG
- the otnI gene encoding 2-oxo-tetronate isomerase yields the protein MPKFAANLSMLYPEHEFLDRFAAAARDGFKGVEFLFPYEHPADELAARLGDAGLEQVLFNAPPGDWAAGERGLACLPGRGAEFRAGIAQALAYAEALACPRIHVMAGLAPAGVERARLQATYEANLAWAAEQAAAAGRRILIEPINPRDMPGYFLNRQDEAHRIVNTLAEPALQVQMDLYHCQIVEGDLATKLRRYLPGGQVGHLQIAGVPDRHEPDQGELNYPWLFELIDQLGWQGWVGCEYRPRRGAVAGGTTAGLGWMRGQA from the coding sequence ATGCCAAAATTCGCCGCCAACCTCAGCATGCTCTACCCCGAGCATGAGTTCCTCGACCGCTTTGCCGCCGCCGCCCGCGACGGTTTCAAGGGCGTGGAGTTTCTCTTCCCCTACGAACATCCGGCCGACGAGCTGGCCGCGCGGCTGGGCGACGCCGGCCTGGAGCAGGTGCTCTTCAATGCGCCGCCGGGCGACTGGGCCGCCGGCGAGCGCGGCCTGGCCTGCCTGCCCGGGCGCGGCGCCGAGTTCCGTGCCGGCATCGCCCAGGCGCTCGCCTACGCCGAGGCGCTGGCCTGCCCGCGCATCCATGTGATGGCCGGGCTGGCGCCCGCGGGCGTGGAGCGCGCGCGGCTGCAAGCCACCTACGAGGCCAATCTCGCCTGGGCCGCCGAGCAGGCCGCGGCCGCCGGCCGCCGCATCCTGATCGAGCCCATCAACCCGCGCGACATGCCCGGCTACTTCCTGAACCGGCAGGACGAGGCGCATCGGATCGTGAACACGCTGGCCGAGCCCGCGCTGCAGGTGCAGATGGACCTTTACCACTGCCAGATCGTCGAGGGCGACCTGGCCACCAAGCTGCGGCGTTATCTGCCCGGCGGCCAGGTCGGCCATCTGCAGATCGCCGGCGTGCCGGACCGCCACGAGCCCGACCAGGGCGAGCTGAATTACCCCTGGCTGTTCGAGCTGATCGACCAGCTGGGCTGGCAGGGTTGGGTGGGTTGCGAATACCGGCCAAGGCGCGGCGCGGTGGCGGGCGGCACGACGGCGGGGCTGGGGTGGATGCGGGGGCAAGCCTGA